The genomic region GGTCGGCGAACACCGCACGATCATCCTCGACCGCGGCACGGACCACGGCGTGGAGCCGGGCTTGGCCGTGCTGACCCCCGAGGGCCTGGCCGGCTTCGTCACCCAGGCCGCGGCCAGCGTCTGCGTGGTCACGTTGATCGTGGACCAACGCAGCGCCGTGGACGCAATCGACCAGCGCTCGCGGGCCCGCGGGCTGATCCAGGGGATCAGCTCCGACCTGTGCCAGTTCGCGTTTCTCGAGCAGAGCCTCGACGTGGCCTTGGGCGACCGCGTAGTGAGCAGCGGGTTCGGCCCGCGCACGGTAGTGCCCAAGGGATTGCTGGTCGGCGTGGTCGTACGCGTGGAGAAGGCGCCCGACGGCCTGACCCAACTGGTCCAGGTGCAGCCGGCGGTCGACTTCAGCAGCCTGGAGGAGGCGTTGATTCAACTGCCGCCGCAACAGGTGATCGACCTGCGCGAGATACCGCAGATCGATGGCGAGCTCTATCGGCCGCGCGCAGGACTTGTCCTACCGCCGACGGCTGACACACCCCAGGACGAGCAGTCTGCCGGGCCCGCGTTGCCGGCTCAGGGCACGGGCGGCGTCCCTTGATCAAGGCGCTGTCATTCCTGACCGTCGGCGTGCTCGCGGTTTGGTTGCAGAGCATGCTCTGGCAGCACCTGCCGATTTTCGGTGTGGCGCCCGATCTGGCGCTGATCTGCGTGATCTACATGGGGATCTTCCGCAACCCGATCTGGGGCGGGCTGATCGCCTTCTGCCTGGGTTACGTGGTCGATCTGTTCTCGGGCCAGGTATTCGGCCAGTACGTGTTGGTCTTCGTGCTGATTTTCTACGCCATGCGGGTGCTGGGTAAGCTGTTCTATATGCGCTCGCTGTCGTTCCAACTGGTCTCGGTGCTGCTGATCACCCTGCTGGCCAAGCTGCTGGCCGCACTGGTGATGATCTACGTGGTGCCCACGGGCAGCGACCTGCTGGCCCTGGTCGACCTCAAGCTGCTGTTGCCGCAGATCGGCCTGAACCTGGTGTTCGCGCCGCTGATGTTCAAAGTGCTGTTCCGCCTCGAAAAGATCACCACCTCGGGCTACTTCGACCGCCGCGCCGCAGGCTGGTTTTAATCAGAACTCCACCACCGGGCCCAATAGCCGCGGGCCAAGCCCAGCAGCCCGGCGACATTGCGCGCCGGCATCACCAGCGGAAACACCAGCAGCACCGGGTCGCGGTGTTTGGCAAAGACCCTGATCGCCGGCGGCACGCTGGAGAGCAGCGTGGCGATCAGCAGGCCCACGAACGGCCAGGGCGTAATCCAGGCCAGGACAAGGGCTGCCAGCGTCGCCAAAGTAAGAACCAACTGGAGCGAGATCCACACGTCGCGCTTGTAGAGGTGCAGGTTGCGCAGGAAGGGGCGGAAGCGCGCGTAGGCGTACTGCCGTTTGAGATAATCGAGGAACGAACCCTTGTAGTGGTGGCGCACCCGGGCCTGGCGCACGAATGCCAGCTTGTACCCCGCGGCGGTCAGCCGCTGGTTGAAATCGACGTCCAGGCAGGAGTTGACCAGCTGCTCGTTAAAACGGCCGACGATCTGGAACGCTTCGCGGCGGTACAGCGCGTTGGCGCTGGTGATGTGCGGCACAAAGCGCTGTACCTGGTCTTGACGGTACTCGACCTCGTACCCTGCGATGCGGGCGATCCAGCTATCCTTGCGCGGTGTGAGCAGCACGCCGCCCGCTCCGATTACCTGCGGATCGTCCAGGGCCGCGGCGGTCGCCTCGAGCCAGTCCGGCTCAGCCTCGACGTCGGCCTCGAGGATCGCGACCAGCTTTCCGCGCGCCTGTTCCAGCCCGGCGTTGAGAGCGCCGGCCTCGCCCCCGGCCTGCTTGGAGATCACCTGTAACTGTGGTTCGGTCGCGGCGATCCGCTGTAGGATTTGCGGGCAATCGTCAATGGAGCCATCGTCGATTGCGATCACCTCGAAGCTCAGCCGAGTCTGCTGGCCCAATGTCGCGGCCAGCGAGGCCTCGAGGTGCTGTTGATCGTTGTGAACCGGGACCAGGATCGAGACGTCCATCTCAGCGCAGAATCCGCAGCGCGGTTTTAACGTCGGCCAGCAGGTCGGCGGGGCTGCGTACCGATTTGAGCCGATTGAAGATAAAGCGCGGGCTCAGGTAGAACGCGCGATAGGCCCGCTTGGAGGCCGCCTCGAGCCCCTCCGCGGAAAGGCCCGGCGGCGGATAGCCGATCATCGCCTTGCCCATCGGGTTGATCGCCTCGCCCTGGTCCTTGAGATAGCCCTGTTCGCGGCACAGCCGATAAAACTCGGTCCCCTTGAACGGCGTGGCGATCGAGAACATCACCTCCGAGGCGCCCATCTTTTGCAGTTGCCGCACGCTGTCGATGATTCGCGCCTCGGTCTCAAACGGGCTGGCGCCGATCACGATGTTGATCTTAGGGCGGATGCCCGCGCTGCGCAGGTTATGCACCGCCGTGTGCACCTGCTCGACCTTGAGGTCCTTGCGCACGTAGTCCAGCGTGTCCTGGGACAGGCTCTCCACGCCGATGTCGATGCTTTCGCAGCCCGCGTCGGCCAGGGCCTGCGCCACCTGCAGGTCCTGCAGAAAGTCGGCGCGCGACAGGCAGCCCCAGCTCAGCTTTAAATCAGCAATCCCCTCGCAGATCTCCAGCGTGCGCGGCTGTGCCCAAAGGAACTGATCGTCGACCACCATCACTGAGCGGTAGCCCCATTGCGCGAGCTGCTTGAAGCGCTCGATGGCCGTGGCGGCCGAGAGCATCGAGACCGGCGGCTTGCGAACGGCGTTTTTCAGGTGCTCCTGTTCGCGGGCGAAGCTCAGCGAGATCGGCACGCAGAACAAGCAGCGATAGGCGCAGCCGCGGGAGAGCAACAGGTTGGCCTGGGGCGGCACGCGAAATTTGGGGTTGCGCAGCTTGTGGCGCAACCTGCGCAGCGGCTCGATATCCCAGTCCGGCGCGGGCAGGCTCTCGAAATCCACGATTCGGCCCTCGGAGGGCACATGCTCGGGCGCGCCGTTGACCAGCCGCGAGACTCCCTGATGCACTTCGCCCGCGAGCAGCGCGGGTAGGCTGAGGTCAGCCTCGCCGCGCAGTACGATCACGCGTTGGTCGAGCAGGAACTGTTCGGGTACGCGGGTCGGCTCCGGGCCGTAGACGAAGATTTGCGTTGCGGGCGCCAGATCGAGCAGCCGCGCGATCCAGTAGCAATCGACCGGTTTGGAGAGCAGCACGCCGTGCAGCACCAGCGCGTCCGGGGCAAAGGCTGCTACGCGCTCCTCGAACGTTGCGGCGTCGAGCTGTTCGAGGGTGGCGTCGAGAAAGTCGATCTCGTGCCCGGCCTGACGCACGATCGACAGCAACTGCAACTGCGCCAAGTCGGGCATGTGGTACAGCTCAAAGGCGCAGCCGAACAACCGCTCGGGCGTGCGCTGGTCAACATCGCACCCTGGATAGCGCGCGGGCGGCTCGATCAGCTGGACTCTCATCTCTTAGCTCCTGTGCCGCGCGGGTCGCGCTGTTGCCGCTTGAGCCCGTCGCAGACCGCGCAGACCCGGTGCCGTTCTCGCACGAAGCGCTCGAACTCCGCGCCGCGCCACAGCGTTGCCAGGTCGTGTTCGAGCAGGCTGCCCAGGGCGTGCGAGCGCAGCCGACAGCACGGTGTGAGCTCGCCGTCCACGTTGACGTAGGCGTGGTAGAAGTTGCGGACGCAATGCCGGTCGAAGTGGTTGGCCAGAGCGAGGTAGGGCAGGTTGTTGACCGAGACCACGCGCACGCCGTGGCCGTGGCCGTAGTCCCGCGCCTGGGCCACGATCCGTCGCTCCTCGGCCAAATCCGGTCGATCGAGATCCGGATCGAGGGTCACGTCCAGGCGCACCAGGTTGACCGCGTCGGCTCCTACCCTGCGCGCCAGCTCGATTACGCGCTCGATGCGCTGCGAGCAATCGGGTTGGATCATGGGCTGAAGCACGATGCGCGGCGCGCCGCCGGCCGCGCGTACGCAGAGCAGTTCGATCCGTTGGGCCACGGAGCGGCCGCCGGGATGGCCGATGCCCGCCTCCGGCTCCGTGTCGTCGATGGAGATCGAGATCGAGTCCAGGCCCGAGTCGACCAGCCGCTGGATCATCTGTTCGCTCAGCAGCGCGCCGTTGGTGGTCAGCCGCACCTTGCGCCGAGGCTCCAGCGCCTTAATTTGTTCGATCCAATCCACCAGCGAGGGGTGAGTCAGCGGCTCGCCCCAGCCCGTCAGGCCGATCTCGGCCACGTACGAGCCCAGGGAGCGCAGCACCGCGTCGAAGACCTCTTGCGTCATCTCGCGCTCGGGCGCCTCAATGGCTGCGCGCGGGCACATCGCGCAGTTGAAGTTGCACAGGTTGGTGACCTCGAGCTGCAGCTCAAGCGGAGCGCGCCCGCGTTGTGACAGGGCGCTACGGCCAAAAGCGATGACGCGCGTAGAGTCGGGCAATGCTTAGCTAATCCTTGTTGTGGTGCCCGCTACTATAACCGACATCAACCTTGCGGTCACTCCGGGGTTTACCCTGGGTGATTGGCATTGTATTGCGGCAATGCCAGGCGCGTCTGGATCAGTTCTTCGAGGTATTGCTCGGGTTTGAATCCGCCGACGATCTCGATGATCTTGCCGTTGATGGCCAGCACGGTGGTCGGCACTGAGCGCACCTGGGCCCAGGCCGCGATGTGCGGCGCATCGGCCACGTTGGCGTGAAACGCGTCGAGCAGATGGCGGGTGCGGCTGTAGACGTTCTTGACGTTGGGCGCCATCTTGGCGCAGTAGGGGCAGGTGCTGGACCAGAGAAAAACCAGGACCGGCCGCGCGGATTTGAGAACCCGCTGCTCGAAATCTTCGTCGCTGATCGGTTCGACCTGCGGCGCGTCGGATTGCGGCCGAGTCTTGTCCCGAAGCTTGCTAAAAAAACCCACGATTCGATTGTACTGGAATTCGAGCTACGATGCGGTCAGGCGTCTTTTTCCCGGCGCATGTTCTCAATGAAACGCGCGAACAGGTAGGACGGGTCGTGGGGGCCGGGGGAGGCCTCGGGGTGGTATTGCAC from Candidatus Alcyoniella australis harbors:
- the mreC gene encoding rod shape-determining protein MreC, giving the protein MKELFRRFRILLLAVVLVLLGLQLLGGRLDEQSELRVVDRAILAVYRPVNHALDWPFSKLAGLWSRYLALVEVKQKNQRLLEVNAELRMHIDQLVEQGKADERCREQLGFLRSYQGELLPAEVIARSVVGEHRTIILDRGTDHGVEPGLAVLTPEGLAGFVTQAAASVCVVTLIVDQRSAVDAIDQRSRARGLIQGISSDLCQFAFLEQSLDVALGDRVVSSGFGPRTVVPKGLLVGVVVRVEKAPDGLTQLVQVQPAVDFSSLEEALIQLPPQQVIDLREIPQIDGELYRPRAGLVLPPTADTPQDEQSAGPALPAQGTGGVP
- the mreD gene encoding rod shape-determining protein MreD, producing MIKALSFLTVGVLAVWLQSMLWQHLPIFGVAPDLALICVIYMGIFRNPIWGGLIAFCLGYVVDLFSGQVFGQYVLVFVLIFYAMRVLGKLFYMRSLSFQLVSVLLITLLAKLLAALVMIYVVPTGSDLLALVDLKLLLPQIGLNLVFAPLMFKVLFRLEKITTSGYFDRRAAGWF
- a CDS encoding glycosyltransferase encodes the protein MDVSILVPVHNDQQHLEASLAATLGQQTRLSFEVIAIDDGSIDDCPQILQRIAATEPQLQVISKQAGGEAGALNAGLEQARGKLVAILEADVEAEPDWLEATAAALDDPQVIGAGGVLLTPRKDSWIARIAGYEVEYRQDQVQRFVPHITSANALYRREAFQIVGRFNEQLVNSCLDVDFNQRLTAAGYKLAFVRQARVRHHYKGSFLDYLKRQYAYARFRPFLRNLHLYKRDVWISLQLVLTLATLAALVLAWITPWPFVGLLIATLLSSVPPAIRVFAKHRDPVLLVFPLVMPARNVAGLLGLARGYWARWWSSD
- a CDS encoding radical SAM protein is translated as MRVQLIEPPARYPGCDVDQRTPERLFGCAFELYHMPDLAQLQLLSIVRQAGHEIDFLDATLEQLDAATFEERVAAFAPDALVLHGVLLSKPVDCYWIARLLDLAPATQIFVYGPEPTRVPEQFLLDQRVIVLRGEADLSLPALLAGEVHQGVSRLVNGAPEHVPSEGRIVDFESLPAPDWDIEPLRRLRHKLRNPKFRVPPQANLLLSRGCAYRCLFCVPISLSFAREQEHLKNAVRKPPVSMLSAATAIERFKQLAQWGYRSVMVVDDQFLWAQPRTLEICEGIADLKLSWGCLSRADFLQDLQVAQALADAGCESIDIGVESLSQDTLDYVRKDLKVEQVHTAVHNLRSAGIRPKINIVIGASPFETEARIIDSVRQLQKMGASEVMFSIATPFKGTEFYRLCREQGYLKDQGEAINPMGKAMIGYPPPGLSAEGLEAASKRAYRAFYLSPRFIFNRLKSVRSPADLLADVKTALRILR
- a CDS encoding radical SAM protein, giving the protein MPDSTRVIAFGRSALSQRGRAPLELQLEVTNLCNFNCAMCPRAAIEAPEREMTQEVFDAVLRSLGSYVAEIGLTGWGEPLTHPSLVDWIEQIKALEPRRKVRLTTNGALLSEQMIQRLVDSGLDSISISIDDTEPEAGIGHPGGRSVAQRIELLCVRAAGGAPRIVLQPMIQPDCSQRIERVIELARRVGADAVNLVRLDVTLDPDLDRPDLAEERRIVAQARDYGHGHGVRVVSVNNLPYLALANHFDRHCVRNFYHAYVNVDGELTPCCRLRSHALGSLLEHDLATLWRGAEFERFVRERHRVCAVCDGLKRQQRDPRGTGAKR
- a CDS encoding thioredoxin family protein; this encodes MGFFSKLRDKTRPQSDAPQVEPISDEDFEQRVLKSARPVLVFLWSSTCPYCAKMAPNVKNVYSRTRHLLDAFHANVADAPHIAAWAQVRSVPTTVLAINGKIIEIVGGFKPEQYLEELIQTRLALPQYNANHPG